In Streptomyces sp. NBC_00448, the following are encoded in one genomic region:
- a CDS encoding condensation domain-containing protein: MTETFPLSSEQRSMLHMDRLLGPGILHNLVASLEVPRGTTNRTVRHAVERLAERNPALTATLAEGAHGTRQQTGRRDVEVHSFAPSSGGDIESRLDRLRHLRLDRSTGARATVRRHTDGAGDRLILAVDHLVCDAAARELVVRDTSSLLTGGGPAADAHTAPQAYAAYCREQEAALADGQVRRREIERWKCALRGCRPLTGLGSKAAADAPREARCWEIHEPGPALHDALRHLAAATATSPFVVGAALYATALWARTGVRSSALVTPVSTRRAPEHQRLVTNLVNERPVPYRIVPDEGFTVLAQRLGGSFLSALRGASLAIPDLVATVDGYRELLHAPDCAYVQLQVSLGSAAPSDLPAGERSWPWGAPYAAPTGITCTVFRVNASPRGARLSTFHGGPTGQGTAVAAISKDVIRLAGLAAGDPRTPVGRLADEAC; this comes from the coding sequence TTGACCGAGACATTCCCGCTCAGCTCCGAGCAGCGCAGCATGCTCCACATGGACCGCCTCCTCGGTCCCGGCATCCTGCACAACCTCGTCGCCTCGCTGGAGGTGCCCCGCGGCACCACGAACAGAACCGTCCGGCACGCCGTCGAGCGACTGGCCGAGCGGAACCCCGCCCTCACCGCGACACTGGCTGAGGGAGCCCACGGCACACGCCAGCAGACCGGGCGGCGGGACGTCGAGGTCCACTCCTTCGCCCCGTCGTCCGGCGGCGACATCGAAAGCCGCCTCGATCGCCTACGCCACCTCCGCCTCGACCGCTCCACCGGGGCCCGGGCGACCGTGCGTCGGCACACCGACGGAGCGGGCGACCGCCTGATCCTGGCGGTGGACCACCTGGTGTGCGACGCCGCCGCGCGTGAACTCGTTGTGCGCGACACCTCGTCCCTGCTGACCGGCGGCGGACCCGCCGCCGACGCCCACACCGCGCCCCAGGCGTACGCGGCCTACTGCCGGGAGCAGGAGGCCGCTCTGGCGGACGGACAGGTCAGGCGGCGGGAGATCGAGCGCTGGAAGTGCGCACTGCGGGGCTGCCGGCCCCTGACCGGCCTCGGCTCGAAGGCCGCGGCCGACGCCCCCCGTGAGGCCAGGTGCTGGGAGATCCACGAGCCGGGACCGGCGCTGCACGACGCGCTGCGCCATCTCGCGGCGGCCACGGCGACCAGTCCCTTCGTGGTCGGCGCCGCCCTGTACGCGACCGCCCTGTGGGCACGGACCGGGGTCCGGTCGAGCGCACTGGTCACTCCGGTGTCCACCCGCAGGGCGCCGGAGCACCAACGCCTGGTGACGAACCTGGTGAACGAACGCCCGGTGCCGTACCGCATCGTCCCCGACGAGGGTTTCACCGTGCTCGCGCAGCGCCTCGGAGGGAGCTTCCTCTCAGCGTTGCGCGGCGCGTCACTCGCGATTCCCGACCTGGTCGCGACGGTGGACGGGTACCGGGAGCTCCTCCATGCGCCGGACTGCGCCTACGTCCAATTGCAGGTGTCGCTCGGCAGCGCCGCACCGTCCGACCTTCCGGCAGGGGAGCGGAGTTGGCCCTGGGGGGCGCCGTACGCGGCGCCGACCGGCATCACCTGCACGGTGTTCCGGGTGAACGCCTCTCCGCGCGGCGCCCGGCTCAGCACGTTCCACGGCGGTCCCACCGGTCAGGGGACGGCGGTCGCGGCGATCTCGAAGGACGTCATCCGGCTGGCAGGACTGGCGGCCGGCGACCCGCGGACGCCCGTCGGCCGCCTGGCCGACGAAGCGTGCTGA
- the vanX gene encoding D-Ala-D-Ala dipeptidase VanX, whose protein sequence is METAESRDDVFAFADDLVPGIRWDAKYATRDNFTGKAVDGYLANRIVGTTALCTALGKARGQAASLGFGLLLWDGYRPQCAVDCFMSWSQQPEDGRTKSRHYPNIDRAEMFEKGYVAAKSGHSRGSTVDLTLYDLATGKLVPMGGDHDLMDLISHHGAKGITPVETRNRQHLRSVMETCGFHAYEREWWHYTLDNEPFPDTYFDFPIR, encoded by the coding sequence GTGGAGACTGCGGAGTCGAGGGATGACGTCTTCGCCTTCGCGGACGACCTGGTGCCCGGAATACGCTGGGATGCCAAGTACGCCACGCGGGACAACTTCACCGGAAAGGCGGTGGACGGCTATCTGGCCAATCGGATCGTCGGAACGACGGCTCTGTGCACGGCGCTGGGAAAGGCGCGGGGCCAGGCCGCGTCACTGGGGTTCGGCCTGCTGCTCTGGGACGGCTACCGCCCGCAGTGTGCCGTCGACTGCTTCATGAGCTGGTCGCAGCAGCCGGAGGACGGCCGGACGAAGTCGCGGCACTATCCCAACATCGACAGGGCCGAGATGTTCGAGAAGGGATACGTGGCCGCCAAGTCGGGCCACAGCCGGGGCAGCACCGTCGACCTCACGCTCTATGACCTGGCCACGGGAAAACTCGTTCCCATGGGCGGCGACCACGACCTGATGGACCTCATCTCGCACCACGGCGCGAAAGGGATCACGCCCGTCGAAACGCGGAACCGTCAGCACCTTCGGTCCGTGATGGAGACCTGCGGTTTCCATGCGTACGAACGCGAGTGGTGGCATTACACGCTCGACAACGAACCCTTTCCGGACACCTATTTCGATTTCCCCATCAGGTAG
- a CDS encoding MFS transporter produces MPHATEATQQSTNKPLALPRFRRYFAARTISLTGDAMLPVALTVAVLNDGYGATGVGLVLAAPLVPWVSLMLFSGVLADRIGPLPMMVSSDLMRFVGQGILATAILLGHAPLVLLVVMQVLSGIGTAFFQPGVGSIVSDLTEEVQQAVGLLRTSEAMVTMLAPAVAGLALTVWSPGAVVGVDAASFAASGVLLLFLRLPGRKAAQAPRGGFVRSDLVEGWHEFTSRRWLWTVIVIFGLFGLLVFGPFYVLSASTITEHHGSQTYGMVVALQGVGAICGGFLGTRIRPRRPLKVAAGVLLLTIPQVLALAGGVGIPLLAGTVCLGAVGRSVWSVLWGSTEQLHVPKAVLNRIYAYDVVGSVALLPVGRALAGPLAEVMGDTPLLLLSAAAALAGSAAMLATREIRTLPAAPAAAASERSRPSAC; encoded by the coding sequence ATGCCGCACGCAACCGAGGCGACCCAGCAGAGCACGAACAAGCCGCTGGCGCTCCCCCGATTCCGACGCTATTTCGCTGCCCGCACCATATCCCTTACCGGCGATGCCATGCTTCCGGTGGCTCTGACCGTCGCCGTGCTCAACGACGGCTATGGCGCCACGGGGGTGGGACTGGTTCTCGCCGCGCCGCTCGTCCCCTGGGTCTCGCTGATGCTTTTCAGCGGTGTCCTCGCCGACCGGATCGGCCCGCTGCCGATGATGGTCAGTTCCGACCTGATGCGTTTCGTCGGCCAGGGAATTCTGGCGACGGCGATCCTGCTGGGGCACGCGCCCCTCGTGCTCCTGGTGGTGATGCAGGTGCTTTCGGGCATCGGCACCGCCTTCTTCCAGCCCGGTGTGGGCAGCATCGTCTCCGATCTGACAGAGGAGGTCCAGCAGGCGGTCGGGCTGCTGCGGACGTCTGAGGCCATGGTGACGATGCTGGCGCCCGCGGTCGCCGGGCTCGCGCTGACCGTGTGGAGTCCCGGTGCCGTGGTCGGTGTTGACGCGGCGTCGTTCGCCGCGAGCGGCGTGCTGCTTCTGTTCCTCCGGTTGCCCGGGCGGAAGGCGGCGCAGGCGCCGAGAGGCGGCTTCGTCAGGTCCGACCTCGTCGAAGGGTGGCACGAGTTCACGTCCCGGCGCTGGCTGTGGACGGTCATCGTGATCTTCGGCCTGTTCGGTCTGCTCGTCTTCGGCCCCTTCTACGTCCTCAGCGCCTCCACCATCACCGAGCACCATGGCAGCCAGACCTACGGCATGGTGGTCGCCCTCCAGGGCGTAGGAGCGATCTGCGGTGGCTTCCTGGGCACGAGAATCCGACCGCGGCGGCCTTTGAAGGTGGCGGCCGGCGTCCTGCTCCTCACGATCCCCCAGGTCCTGGCGCTGGCGGGCGGCGTCGGGATCCCGCTGCTGGCGGGGACTGTCTGCCTGGGGGCCGTCGGGCGCTCGGTGTGGAGCGTCCTGTGGGGGAGCACCGAGCAACTGCACGTGCCGAAGGCCGTGTTGAACCGAATCTACGCCTACGACGTGGTGGGCTCGGTCGCCCTGCTCCCGGTCGGCCGGGCCCTGGCCGGCCCGCTCGCGGAGGTCATGGGAGACACCCCGCTACTCCTGCTCTCGGCAGCCGCCGCGCTGGCAGGCTCCGCGGCCATGCTCGCCACACGCGAGATTCGCACCTTGCCCGCGGCCCCGGCCGCTGCCGCCTCCGAGCGCTCCCGTCCGTCCGCGTGCTGA
- a CDS encoding IS1380 family transposase produces MSKRIGSYPRVRVRDDGGGVVSQAGGVLLAETVRKTGLDAAISAALAPWRKPRAVHDPGKILLDLAMAVALGGDCLSDVAMLRAQPALFGPVASDPTVSRLVDTLAGAGPRVVTAIRRARAEVRERVWTLAGADAPDADGQVIVDIDGVLVLAHSDKQDATATWKKTFGHHPLVAFIDHGPAGSGEPVAALLRPGNAGSNTAADHITTTQLALAQLPKRHRRGRSTLIRTDSAGGTHEFLNWLTARGRWLSYSVGMTITDAVHHAVLQIPGSAWSPAVEPGGQVRDGAWVAELAGDVLKGWPAGMRLIVRKERPVRREALLIRTEVGDLRR; encoded by the coding sequence GTGAGTAAGCGTATCGGGTCGTATCCGCGTGTCCGCGTGCGGGACGACGGGGGCGGAGTGGTCTCGCAGGCCGGTGGGGTGCTGCTGGCGGAAACGGTCCGCAAGACGGGGCTGGACGCGGCGATATCGGCGGCGCTGGCACCATGGCGCAAGCCCCGCGCGGTGCACGACCCGGGCAAGATCCTGCTGGACCTCGCCATGGCGGTCGCGCTGGGCGGGGACTGCCTGTCCGATGTGGCGATGCTGCGTGCCCAACCCGCCCTGTTCGGGCCGGTGGCCTCCGATCCCACCGTCTCCAGGCTGGTGGACACCCTGGCCGGGGCGGGTCCACGTGTGGTGACTGCGATCCGCCGGGCCAGGGCCGAAGTGCGCGAACGAGTCTGGACGTTGGCCGGCGCCGATGCCCCCGACGCGGACGGGCAGGTGATCGTGGATATCGACGGGGTGCTGGTCCTGGCGCACTCCGACAAGCAGGACGCGACCGCGACGTGGAAGAAGACCTTCGGGCATCATCCGCTGGTCGCGTTCATCGACCACGGCCCGGCCGGTTCCGGGGAACCGGTCGCAGCCCTGCTGCGGCCGGGCAATGCGGGCAGCAATACCGCCGCCGACCACATCACCACCACTCAACTGGCACTGGCCCAACTGCCCAAACGGCACCGGCGGGGCCGTTCAACCCTGATCCGGACCGACTCCGCGGGCGGCACCCACGAGTTCCTGAACTGGCTCACCGCACGGGGCCGGTGGCTGTCCTATTCCGTCGGGATGACCATCACCGACGCCGTTCACCACGCCGTCCTCCAGATCCCGGGCTCGGCTTGGAGCCCGGCGGTCGAACCCGGCGGCCAGGTCCGCGACGGCGCCTGGGTCGCCGAGCTGGCCGGTGACGTCCTGAAGGGCTGGCCTGCCGGGATGCGGCTGATCGTCCGCAAAGAACGCCCCGTGCGCCGTGAGGCGCTGTTGATTCGAACGGAGGTGGGAGACCTTCGTCGCTGA
- a CDS encoding endonuclease/exonuclease/phosphatase family protein gives MTPVDTAEAGPGGLSAEDGGTRLAGLFRLDPWKRGPVLTVCALLLGLLLLLHGQLTDRAGLGSLVETFLPWFGLFVPVLFAGALWRRSASSVVALLLPVVVWLNLFGGLLGDKSHRAGDLTVVSHNVDAANRDPAGTARDLAASGADLLALEELTDQAEGRYEKELAKAYPYHAVLDTVGLWSKLPLSDTRPVDDRRDTPGPPVEDQRREDVPMVPLRALRTTVTTQKGPLEVYVVHLGSVRVMPRGGFWTDSRDADATKLAKVVAADRSERVLVLGDFNGTLDDRAFDGLTSQLRSVQDVAGDGFGFSWPARFPMVRIDQILVRGVEPESAWLLPATGSDHRPVAAGISW, from the coding sequence ATGACACCGGTGGACACGGCGGAGGCCGGACCGGGCGGCCTGTCTGCCGAAGACGGTGGAACCCGGCTCGCGGGCCTCTTCCGGCTGGACCCGTGGAAGCGCGGCCCGGTGCTGACGGTGTGTGCGCTGTTGCTGGGGCTGCTTCTGCTGCTGCATGGACAGCTCACGGACCGGGCCGGCCTGGGCAGTCTGGTGGAAACCTTCCTGCCGTGGTTCGGTCTGTTCGTCCCCGTGCTGTTCGCCGGAGCGCTGTGGCGCCGCTCCGCCTCCTCGGTTGTCGCGCTGCTGCTGCCGGTCGTCGTGTGGCTGAACCTCTTCGGCGGGCTGCTCGGCGACAAGTCCCACCGGGCCGGCGACCTCACGGTGGTCAGCCACAACGTGGACGCCGCGAACCGTGATCCGGCCGGCACCGCCCGCGACCTGGCCGCCTCCGGCGCGGATCTGCTGGCGCTCGAGGAACTGACCGACCAGGCCGAGGGCAGGTACGAGAAGGAGCTGGCGAAGGCGTACCCGTACCACGCGGTGCTGGACACGGTCGGGCTGTGGAGCAAGCTGCCGCTGTCCGACACCCGGCCGGTCGACGACCGGCGAGACACGCCCGGGCCGCCGGTCGAGGATCAGCGGCGCGAAGACGTCCCGATGGTCCCGCTGCGTGCGCTGCGCACCACGGTGACGACTCAGAAGGGGCCGCTGGAGGTGTACGTGGTGCATCTCGGTTCTGTCCGGGTGATGCCCAGGGGCGGCTTCTGGACGGACTCGCGGGACGCCGACGCGACGAAGCTCGCCAAGGTCGTCGCCGCCGACCGCAGCGAGCGGGTGCTGGTACTCGGTGACTTCAACGGCACCTTGGACGACCGTGCGTTCGACGGCCTCACCTCGCAGCTGCGTTCGGTCCAGGACGTGGCGGGAGACGGGTTCGGTTTCAGCTGGCCGGCGAGGTTTCCCATGGTGCGGATCGACCAGATCCTCGTCCGCGGCGTGGAGCCGGAAAGCGCGTGGCTGTTGCCGGCCACGGGCAGTGACCATCGGCCGGTGGCGGCCGGCATCAGCTGGTGA
- a CDS encoding lipid II:glycine glycyltransferase FemX → MSSKSSNEPSPTTVGSPIVRPISAAEHLAFVRAQRSVSFLQTPAWGRVKTEWRSESLGWFNGQHLVGAGLVLYRPVPRLDRYTLAYLPEGPVIDWSSEISMWLDPLAAYLKEHGAFAIRIGPPLVTDAWSSDQVKEGITDPSVRRLTDLAGWWVDPLGARVSDRLKDAGWLPQNPQDGFGVGHPQFKYQVPLTGKTEDDLLRGMNQQWRRNIKKAAKEGVEVTVSDGSPEELKAFHDLYVHTAERDRFTPRPLPYFETMFAALRAEEPERITLYLAHHQGDLAAATVMVRVGAHAVYSYGASATAKREVRGSNACQWAMIRDARAADCDVYDLRGITPTLDADDPHVGLVRFKVGTGGQAVRYVGEWDLPLRPMIYRAFDLYMRRRGR, encoded by the coding sequence ATGTCCTCCAAGTCTTCCAACGAACCATCCCCTACCACGGTCGGATCTCCGATCGTCAGACCGATCAGCGCCGCCGAGCACCTGGCGTTTGTCCGGGCCCAGCGGTCGGTCAGTTTCCTCCAGACCCCGGCGTGGGGCCGGGTCAAGACCGAATGGCGCAGCGAGTCCCTCGGCTGGTTCAACGGTCAGCACCTGGTGGGCGCCGGGCTCGTCCTGTACCGCCCTGTACCGCGGCTCGACCGTTACACGCTGGCGTATCTGCCCGAGGGCCCGGTCATCGACTGGAGCAGCGAGATCAGTATGTGGCTCGATCCGCTGGCGGCGTATCTCAAGGAGCATGGCGCTTTCGCGATCCGGATCGGCCCGCCGCTGGTAACGGACGCCTGGAGCTCGGACCAGGTCAAGGAGGGCATCACCGACCCGTCGGTCCGGCGGCTGACCGACCTGGCAGGATGGTGGGTCGACCCGCTCGGCGCCCGCGTGAGCGACAGACTCAAGGACGCGGGTTGGCTGCCGCAGAATCCGCAGGACGGGTTCGGAGTGGGGCATCCGCAGTTCAAGTACCAGGTCCCGCTGACCGGCAAGACCGAGGACGATCTGCTCAGGGGCATGAACCAGCAGTGGCGCCGCAACATCAAGAAGGCGGCCAAGGAGGGCGTCGAGGTCACGGTCAGCGACGGGAGTCCGGAGGAGCTGAAGGCGTTTCACGACCTCTACGTCCACACCGCTGAACGTGACCGCTTCACACCCCGGCCGCTGCCCTACTTCGAGACGATGTTCGCGGCGCTGCGCGCCGAGGAGCCCGAGCGGATCACGCTCTACCTGGCCCACCACCAGGGCGACTTGGCGGCGGCCACGGTCATGGTGCGCGTCGGGGCCCACGCGGTGTACTCCTACGGCGCCTCCGCCACCGCGAAACGCGAGGTGCGCGGCTCCAACGCCTGTCAGTGGGCGATGATCCGTGACGCGCGCGCGGCCGACTGCGATGTCTACGACCTGCGCGGCATCACCCCGACCCTCGACGCCGACGACCCGCACGTCGGTCTCGTCCGGTTCAAAGTCGGCACCGGCGGCCAGGCGGTACGGTACGTCGGCGAATGGGACCTGCCGCTGCGGCCGATGATCTACCGGGCCTTCGACCTCTATATGAGGCGCCGCGGGCGTTGA
- a CDS encoding LmbU family transcriptional regulator, with amino-acid sequence MGTKAERKGRELDGTSAAVGPQDGTNGGAGHPVRQVMVTRVGLQIPDRLTYDVWEQVGHRISQTLDSVAWCLGDWINYGRSRFEDRYRRAVDAVGLEYQTIRNYAWVARQVEVSRRRAGLSFQHHAEVAALGPEEQDMWLGRAEECDWSRNQLRRSIRDARRPGTASAERNLLPAITAAPERIARWRSAAEHSHVRLEDWVVLKLDAAAAAELDVDSPHDAVAG; translated from the coding sequence ATGGGAACGAAGGCGGAGCGGAAAGGGCGTGAACTCGATGGCACGTCCGCCGCCGTCGGGCCGCAGGACGGCACGAACGGCGGCGCCGGGCATCCGGTGCGGCAGGTGATGGTCACCCGGGTGGGTCTGCAAATTCCCGATCGGCTGACCTATGACGTGTGGGAGCAGGTCGGGCACCGGATCTCCCAGACGCTGGACTCGGTCGCCTGGTGCCTCGGCGACTGGATCAACTATGGCCGCTCCCGCTTCGAGGACCGCTACCGCAGGGCCGTCGATGCCGTCGGGCTGGAATACCAGACCATCCGGAACTACGCGTGGGTCGCGCGACAGGTCGAGGTCTCCCGGCGCAGGGCCGGCCTCAGCTTCCAGCACCACGCGGAGGTCGCCGCACTCGGCCCGGAGGAGCAGGACATGTGGCTGGGGCGTGCCGAAGAGTGCGACTGGTCCCGCAACCAGTTGCGCAGGAGCATCCGAGACGCTCGTCGGCCCGGGACGGCCTCGGCCGAGCGCAACCTCCTGCCCGCCATCACCGCCGCCCCGGAGCGCATCGCGCGATGGCGCTCGGCGGCCGAGCACTCTCACGTCCGACTCGAGGACTGGGTCGTGCTCAAACTCGATGCCGCGGCAGCCGCGGAGTTGGACGTGGACTCGCCACATGACGCCGTCGCCGGGTGA
- the vanA-Sc gene encoding D-alanine--(R)-lactate ligase VanA-Sc: MAKLKIGVIFGGRSEEHPVSVKSAREMARNLDLEKYEPFFVGITKSGAWKLCDGPDAEWENGDCHPVVLSPDSDVHGLLVLEPEGIRTIRLDVVLPVLHGRLGEGGAMQGLLELSGIPYIGCDVPSAALCMDKSLAYIVARSAGIATPNFWTVTADETVDPAQLTYPVFVKPARSGSSFGVTKVLRAEELPSAVETARQYDSKVLIEEAVHGQEIGCAILGNDADLVVGEVDRIALSHGFFRIHQEDSPETGSENSIAIVPADIPEESRLLVQEAAKAVYRAVGCRGISRVDMFLTEDGEVVLNEVNTFPGMTSYSRYPRMMAAAGLSLSEVIDRTVSLALTGKIR, encoded by the coding sequence ATGGCTAAGCTGAAGATCGGCGTCATCTTCGGGGGCCGTTCCGAGGAGCACCCCGTATCCGTCAAGTCCGCGCGGGAAATGGCCCGGAACCTCGATCTCGAGAAGTACGAACCCTTCTTCGTCGGGATCACGAAGAGCGGTGCCTGGAAGCTCTGCGACGGGCCTGACGCGGAGTGGGAGAACGGCGACTGCCACCCGGTGGTGCTCTCGCCGGACAGCGACGTGCACGGACTCCTCGTCCTGGAGCCGGAGGGCATCCGTACGATCCGGCTGGACGTCGTGCTGCCCGTGCTGCACGGCAGGCTCGGCGAAGGCGGCGCGATGCAGGGGCTGCTGGAACTCTCGGGTATCCCCTACATCGGCTGCGACGTCCCGAGTGCCGCTCTGTGCATGGACAAGTCCCTCGCCTACATCGTCGCCAGGAGCGCGGGAATCGCCACGCCGAACTTCTGGACCGTCACGGCCGACGAGACCGTCGATCCCGCCCAGCTCACCTACCCGGTCTTCGTGAAGCCGGCCCGATCGGGATCGTCCTTCGGCGTCACCAAGGTGCTCCGGGCAGAGGAACTCCCGAGTGCGGTGGAGACGGCACGACAGTACGACTCGAAGGTGCTGATCGAAGAGGCGGTCCATGGGCAGGAGATCGGCTGCGCCATCCTGGGCAACGACGCGGATCTCGTCGTGGGCGAGGTGGACCGGATCGCGCTCTCGCACGGATTCTTCCGGATTCATCAGGAGGACTCCCCCGAGACCGGCTCCGAGAACTCCATCGCGATCGTTCCCGCCGACATCCCCGAAGAGTCCCGGCTGCTCGTCCAGGAGGCGGCCAAGGCCGTGTACCGCGCCGTGGGGTGCCGCGGCATCTCGCGGGTGGACATGTTCCTCACGGAGGACGGAGAAGTCGTCCTCAACGAGGTCAACACCTTCCCCGGCATGACTTCGTACAGCCGTTACCCGAGGATGATGGCGGCCGCGGGTCTGTCGCTCTCCGAAGTGATCGACCGAACCGTCTCCCTCGCGCTGACGGGGAAGATCCGGTGA
- a CDS encoding MBL fold metallo-hydrolase — translation MTEEQLFLRSDTIIEPLVDRFYAQLYTTAPVTGTMNLAFRQIPMLESYLQTPDYHFTGSRDPRFRGGFFVGIEEARKAEVEALLAAIRRDRADMIRFAEAIAEAERTVREEATGYDLGPLYPKLPPELAGLVEVTYDTGNQASLHFLEPLAYQSKAYTEDRQSVQLSAETGIERPFVMSTPRLPSPDVLELNIPFRHPGIEELFRSRVRPTTLAALREALELSDGEAAQLSRLLVAEPGVTAGRHVTTGARIRYWGHACLLLQTPEVSILTDPFISADTRATGRYTYDDLPDHIDYVLITHGHSDHLVTETLLQLRGRVGTFVVPRSSRGNQCDPSLALFLKCLGLPVIEVDDFDEVAFPDGKIVATPFFGEHADLDIRAKSTYWIRLGGKSVYVGADSSGLDPVLYRYVRQHLGRVDIAFLGMECDGAPLNWQYQPLFAEQIPKKMSDTRKMSGSNAEQASAIVTELGAEEAYIYAMGEESWLGHVMATSYNPDSYQLQQIAEFEEWCSHKGVKSGHLLNQAEWKWS, via the coding sequence GTGACCGAGGAACAGCTCTTTCTCCGGTCCGACACCATCATCGAACCACTGGTCGACCGGTTCTACGCCCAGCTGTACACGACAGCTCCAGTGACCGGCACCATGAACCTGGCCTTCCGGCAGATCCCGATGCTGGAGTCCTACTTGCAGACTCCGGACTATCACTTCACGGGCAGCCGCGACCCGAGGTTCCGCGGCGGGTTCTTCGTCGGTATCGAGGAGGCGCGGAAGGCCGAGGTCGAGGCGCTGCTGGCGGCCATCCGGCGTGACCGCGCGGACATGATCCGGTTCGCCGAGGCGATCGCGGAGGCGGAGCGGACCGTACGGGAGGAGGCGACCGGCTACGACCTCGGGCCGCTCTACCCGAAGCTCCCCCCCGAGCTGGCGGGCCTGGTGGAGGTCACCTATGACACCGGCAACCAGGCCTCGCTGCACTTCCTGGAGCCCCTCGCCTACCAGAGCAAGGCCTACACGGAGGACCGCCAGTCGGTTCAGCTGTCGGCGGAAACCGGCATCGAGCGGCCGTTTGTGATGAGCACCCCGCGGCTGCCCTCGCCCGACGTGCTGGAGCTGAACATCCCCTTCCGGCACCCGGGTATCGAAGAACTGTTCCGCTCCAGGGTCCGGCCCACCACTTTGGCAGCGCTCCGCGAGGCGCTGGAGCTCAGCGACGGGGAAGCCGCCCAACTGTCCCGCTTGCTGGTCGCAGAGCCGGGGGTGACCGCCGGTCGCCACGTCACGACCGGAGCCAGGATTCGCTACTGGGGGCATGCCTGCCTCCTCTTGCAGACTCCCGAGGTGTCCATCCTCACGGACCCGTTCATCAGCGCCGACACCCGCGCGACCGGCCGGTACACCTATGACGACCTTCCCGACCACATCGACTACGTCCTCATCACGCATGGGCATTCCGACCATCTCGTGACCGAGACCCTGCTCCAACTGCGCGGCCGGGTAGGCACATTCGTCGTGCCGAGGAGCTCGCGCGGCAATCAGTGCGACCCATCGCTGGCGCTTTTCCTGAAGTGCCTCGGGCTCCCCGTCATCGAGGTGGACGACTTCGACGAGGTGGCCTTCCCCGACGGGAAGATCGTCGCCACTCCGTTCTTCGGAGAGCACGCCGATCTCGACATCCGCGCCAAGTCGACCTACTGGATCCGCCTCGGCGGGAAGTCCGTCTACGTGGGGGCGGACTCCTCCGGCCTCGATCCGGTCCTCTACCGCTACGTCCGCCAGCATCTCGGACGGGTGGACATCGCGTTCCTCGGCATGGAGTGCGACGGTGCGCCGCTGAATTGGCAGTACCAGCCTCTGTTCGCCGAACAGATCCCGAAGAAGATGAGCGATACCCGCAAAATGTCCGGCTCCAACGCGGAGCAGGCAAGCGCGATCGTCACCGAGCTGGGGGCCGAAGAGGCGTACATCTACGCGATGGGCGAGGAGAGTTGGCTCGGCCACGTCATGGCCACCAGCTACAACCCGGACTCCTACCAACTCCAGCAGATCGCCGAGTTCGAGGAATGGTGCTCGCACAAGGGAGTCAAATCCGGTCACTTGCTCAACCAGGCCGAGTGGAAATGGTCGTAG
- a CDS encoding D-isomer specific 2-hydroxyacid dehydrogenase family protein, translating into MTHSQKTRITVYGCGPDEASLFRELAPGLGVRPIVTDAPASESTSGLAAGSRCVSVSHKTPLTRVALRALRGVGVRYVSTRSVGYNHIDMEYAESIGIHVENVSYSPDSVADYTLMLMLMAVRDAKSIVRRTDMHDYRLSDVRGRELRDMTVGVIGTGRIGAAVLDRLRGFGCRVLAHDDRRADRAGPTAEYVSLDELLRRSDVVTLHTPLTAATHHLLDQRRLTRMKDGALIVNTGRGGLIDTEALVNELEIGRLGGAALDVVEGEEGVFYADCRDRPMESKVLLRLQELPNALVTPHTAYYTDHALRDIVANSLTNSLTFESRNQHG; encoded by the coding sequence ATGACCCACAGCCAAAAGACTCGCATCACCGTGTACGGGTGCGGTCCGGACGAGGCTTCCCTGTTCCGCGAGCTGGCGCCCGGCCTCGGTGTGCGGCCGATTGTCACCGACGCCCCGGCGTCCGAATCCACCAGCGGACTGGCCGCCGGCAGCCGGTGCGTCAGCGTCAGCCACAAGACGCCCCTCACCCGTGTCGCGCTGCGTGCGCTCCGCGGAGTCGGCGTGCGCTATGTCTCCACGCGGAGCGTCGGGTACAACCACATCGACATGGAATACGCGGAGAGCATCGGCATCCACGTCGAGAACGTCTCCTACTCGCCGGACAGCGTCGCCGACTACACCCTGATGCTCATGTTGATGGCGGTACGCGATGCGAAATCCATCGTCCGCCGCACCGACATGCACGACTACCGGCTGAGTGACGTGCGCGGGAGGGAACTGCGCGACATGACCGTCGGAGTGATCGGGACGGGACGTATCGGCGCGGCGGTGCTGGACCGGCTGCGGGGTTTCGGCTGCCGCGTTCTGGCCCATGACGACCGCCGCGCGGACCGCGCCGGTCCCACCGCTGAGTACGTCTCGCTCGACGAACTGCTGCGGCGGAGTGATGTGGTCACGCTGCACACGCCGCTCACCGCGGCCACACACCATCTGTTGGACCAACGGCGCCTGACGCGGATGAAGGACGGCGCGCTGATCGTCAACACCGGGCGTGGTGGGCTCATCGACACCGAGGCCCTGGTGAACGAACTGGAGATCGGCAGGCTGGGCGGCGCGGCACTGGATGTCGTCGAAGGCGAGGAAGGCGTCTTCTATGCCGACTGCCGGGACAGGCCCATGGAAAGCAAGGTACTGCTGCGGCTTCAGGAGCTGCCGAACGCGCTCGTCACTCCGCACACCGCCTACTACACGGATCACGCCCTGCGCGACATCGTGGCGAACTCCCTCACCAACTCACTGACTTTCGAAAGCAGGAACCAGCATGGCTAA